From the Clupea harengus chromosome 15, Ch_v2.0.2, whole genome shotgun sequence genome, one window contains:
- the ptchd4 gene encoding patched domain-containing protein 1, with translation MCFSGQNGASASWIWRRMLRQVIHRGLKASFYWLGLFVSRHPVFFLTVPAVLTIIFGSTVLSRLQPEKDLEILVAPTHSLAKIERSLANSLFPIDQSKNKLYSDLHTPGRYGRIILHSKSSGNVLELADQVLQVHKEVLDLRVNYKGFNYSFAHLCVMSHRDKRCLLDDVIAILEDIRFAILSNSTLSKVSLSYPNTTLKDGRVSFIGHQLGGVSISNSRDQQVKFARAVQITYYLRNNGPPVQDVIAEKWENEFCKLIHRLSTMSEDLHIQSLTSYSLLRDFQKTGVVAKSEVLVSLVLVLLAATISSSMRDCLRGKPFLGLLGVLTICIANVTAAGIFVISDGKFNSTLIGIPFFAMGHGTKGIFELLAGWRRTRENLPFKERVADAFADVMVCYTMTSSLYIITFGMGASPFTNIESVKIFCQSMCVAILVNYFYVFSFFGSCLVFAGQLEQNRYHSVFCCKIPSIEYLDRQPAWFKTMMSDGHDHATHHDTVPYQNHFIQHFLREHYTEWITNTYVKPFVVILYLIYASFSFMGCLQISDGSNIVNLLASDSPSVSYALTQQKYFSNYSPVIGFYIYEPIEYWNSSVQDHLKTLGYGFNKISWIDNYFHYLRVVNVSASTKSDFINILKTSFLRSPEYQHFTDDIIFSKNGDEYDIIASRMYLVARTTEKTREEVVELLERLRPLSLINSIKFIVFNPTFVFMDRYSSSVIAPILTSCFSVLTILILTFFLVINPLGNFWLILTVTSVELGVLGLMTLWNVDMDSISILCLIYTLNFAMDHCAPHLYTFVLATEHTRTQCIKISLEEHGAAILQNACCFVIGMFPLLFVPSNLTYSLFKCSLLTAGITVLHCFVILPVFLTFFPPSKKRHKKKKRAKRKEREREREREREREEMECIEVRENPDHVTNV, from the exons ATGTGCTTCTCAGGACAAAACGGGGCATCAGCAAGCTGGAtctggaggaggatgctgcggCAAGTGATACACAGAGGGCTCAAAGCTTCTTTCTATTGGCTTGGGTTATTTGTTAGCAGGCACCCTGTATTTTTCCTCACCGTTCCCGCAGTGTTGACTATCATATTTGGATCCACTGTCCTGAGCAGATTACAGCCAGAAAAAGACCTCGAGATCCTGGTTGCTCCGACGCACAGCCTGGCTAAAATAGAACGGAGTCTTGCCAACAGTCTTTTTCCGATCGACCAGTCTAAAAACAAGCTATATTCAGACCTACACACTCCCGGCAGATATGGCAGGATCATCCTGCACTCAAAATCTAGTGGAAATGTACTTGAATTGGCCGACCAGGTCCTTCAAGTTCACAAGGAAGTGTTGGATTTGCGGGTTAATTATAAGGGTTTTAACTATTCTTTCGCTCATCTTTGTGTCATGAGCCATCGGGACAAGAGATGTCTTTTGGACGATGTTATTGCAATACTCGAAGATATCCGATTCGCTATTCTATCAAATAGCACATTGTCTAAGGTGTCATTAAGTTATCCAAACACAACATTAAAG GATGGTAGGGTGTCTTTCATTGGACATCAGCTTGGTGGTGTGTCAATTTCCAACAGCCGTGACCAGCAGGTGAAGTTTGCCAGAGCTGTACAGATAACTTACTACCTCCGCAACAATGGGCCGCCAGTGCAGGATGTTATAGCTGAGAAGTGGGAAAATGAATTCTGCAAACTCATCCACCGTTTGTCCACTATGAGTGAGGATCTGCACATCCAATCACTCACATCCTATAGCCTTTTGAGGGATTTCCAAAAAACAGGAGTGGTTGCTAAGAGTGAGGTACTGGTCAGCCTGGTCCTGGTGCTTTTGGCAGCCACCATCTCCAGCTCCATGAGAGACTGCCTGAGAGGAAAACCCTTCCTAGGTCTGCTTGGAGTCTTGACTATTTGCATTGCCAATGTGACTGCAGCAGGAATATTTGTCATTTCTGATGGAAAGTTTAATTCTACACTTATTGGGATTCCATTCTTTGCCATGG GGCATGGGACTAAGGGAATATTCGAACTCCTGGCTGGCTGGAGAAGAACCAGAGAGAATCTGCCATTCAAGGAGAGAGTTGCTGATGCCTTTGCTGATGTAATGGTGTGCTATACCATGACAAGTTCTCTCTATATCATCACGTTTGGAATGGGTGCCAGTCCTTTTACCAATATTGAGTCTGTGAAGATCTTCTgccagagtatgtgtgtggccaTTTTGGTGAACTACTTCTACGTCTTCTCCTTTTTTGGTTCTTGCTTAGTATTTGCAGGACAATTGGAGCAGAACCGATACCACAGTGTGTTTTGCTGCAAGATACCATCAATAGAGTACCTGGACCGGCAGCCTGCATGGTTCAAGACCATGATGAGTGATGGACACGACCACGCCACACACCATGACACTGTCCCCTATCAGAACCATTTCATTCAGCACTTTCTCCGAGAGCACTACACTGAATGGATCACTAATACCTATGTCAAACCATTTGTAGTCATCCTCTACCTAATTTATGCCTCCTTTTCTTTTATGGGATGTTTACAAATCAGTGATGGATCTAACATTGTGAACCTTCTCGCCAGTGATTCCCCGAGTGTGTCATACGCCCTTACACAGCAGAAGTATTTCAGCAATTACAGCCCTGTGATAGGATTCTACATTTATGAGCCCATAGAATACTGGAATTCTTCTGTTCAAGACCACCTCAAAACCCTTGGCTATGGGTTCAATAAAATTTCATGGATTGACAATTACTTTCATTATTTGAGGGTGGTGAATGTGAGTGCATCAACCAAAAGTGATTTCATAAACATCCTTAAAACTTCTTTTCTTAGGAGCCCAGAATATCAGCATTTCACCGACGATATTATTTTCTCTAAAAATGGGGATGAGTATGACATAATTGCCTCCAGAATGTATTTGGTGGCACGGACAACGGAAAAGACACGGGAGGAAGTTGTGGAACTTCTTGAGAGATTgcgcccactctctctcatcaaCAGCATCAAGTTCATCGTGTTCAACCCCACATTCGTGTTTATGGACCGCTACAGCTCCTCCGTCATCGCTCCGATCTTAACATCATGTTTCAGCGTGTTAACTATTCTCATCCTCACTTTCTTCCTGGTCATTAATCCATTGGGGAATTTTTGGTTGATTTTGACAGTCACTTCTGTGGAGCTGGGAGTGCTTGGTTTGATGACTCTATGGAATGTAGACATGGACAGCATATCTATACTGTGCCTTATTTACACTCTCAACTTTGCCATGGATCACTGTGCACCCCATCTTTACACTTTTGTACTCGCCACTGAGCACACGAGGACTCAGTGCATCAAGATCTCCCTAGAGGAGCATGGAGCAGCCATTTTGCAAAATGCCTGTTGTTTTGTAATTGGGATGTTTCCCCTGCTGTTTGTGCCTTCAAACCTGACCTATTCACTGTTCAAGTGCTC